One window of Quercus robur chromosome 12, dhQueRobu3.1, whole genome shotgun sequence genomic DNA carries:
- the LOC126709915 gene encoding suppressor protein SRP40 produces the protein MATTKREGNNAWKEKMVISPSKSRAPNITKTRPKPSTTSSTDHKAASSSSTTTTTAAATEKRLPHYLRPTLSSRHESVKNAKKPGPEDTAKKASSLNRRRSSDSKPQSAVVSHGLKEKTTTVRSNTIPSKGTHSLKPIADRTPKTSKFGKPQAPLHAKGTIKSSTNPAATKKEFHNALASTKGLDVTQTSSHESEEEGETLVHEVEEVVNVEVGAETESNISEVPKSEDFEDGSVVESDHVDSIIEDEHEVKPCDIPEVSEEIKANATAQIEEAEAKAQKEEEAEARAQKEEEAENEHGGEENESKEEGNVEESVAISEAVVEVEEDKGEVKGDDSEAENKNEGNMVDEKEEVDGGSEGLNLKEGQDVEVGAVEETKPEVVNTVSSKRQVGQGKKETQAYNDVIEETASKLLEKRKNKVKALVGAFETVIDIETPSK, from the coding sequence ATGGCAACTACGAAGAGAGAAGGTAATAATGCTTGGAAGGAGAAGATGGTGATATCCCCTTCAAAGTCTCGTGCCCCCAATATCACCAAAACTCGTCCAAAACCATCCACAACAAGCTCTACAGATCACAaggctgcttcttcttcttctacaacTACTACTACTGCTGCTGCAACTGAAAAGCGACTCCCACACTATCTTAGGCCAACGCTAAGCTCACGCCATGAATCTGTCAAGAATGCGAAGAAACCTGGCCCCGAAGACACAGCAAAGAAGGCCAGTTCTTTGAATAGAAGAAGATCCTCTGATAGTAAGCCACAAAGTGCTGTTGTCTCCCATGGCTTGAAAGAGAAAACCACAACAGTCCGTTCTAATACTATTCCATCCAAAGGTACCCATTCTCTGAAACCAATTGCGGATAGGACTCCAAAAACGTCCAAGTTTGGTAAACCACAGGCGCCTTTGCATGCAAAGGGCACCATTAAGAGCAGTACCAATCCTGCAGCCACTAAGAAGGAGTTTCATAATGCTTTGGCTTCGACAAAGGGTCTTGATGTAACACAAACTTCGAGTCATGAAAGTGAAGAGGAGGGAGAAACTTTGGTTCATGAGGTTGAAGAAGTTGTGAACGTGGAAGTTGGGGCTGAGACAGAGAGTAACATTTCTGAAGTGCCAAAAAGTGAAGATTTTGAGGATGGTAGTGTTGTTGAATCTGATCATGTCGACAGTATTATTGAAGATGAGCATGAAGTCAAGCCTTGTGACATTCCTGAAGTTTCtgaagaaataaaagcaaatgcGACTGCTCAGATTGAAGAAGCTGAAGCTAAagcacaaaaagaagaagaagctgaagctagagcacaaaaagaagaagaagctgagAATGAACATGGAGGAGAAGAGAATGAAAGCAAAGAAGAAGGCAATGTAGAAGAGAGTGTGGCAATAAGTGAGGCGGTAGTGGAGGTCGAAGAAGACAAAGGGGAGGTCAAAGGAGACGATTCTGAGGCTGAAAACAAGAACGAGGGCAACATGGTGGATGAGAAGGAAGAGGTGGACGGAGGAAGTGAAGGGCTTAACTTGAAGGAAGGACAAGATGTGGAGGTTGGTGCCGTTGAAGAAACAAAACCAGAGGTGGTGAATACAGTATCATCTAAGCGCCAAGTGGGACAGGGAAAGAAGGAGACTCAAGCATATAATGATGTGATTGAGGAAACTGCAAGCAAGCTATTGGAGAAGAGGAAGAACAAGGTGAAAGCATTGGTTGGGGCATTTGAGACTGTCATAGATATAGAAACCCCATCCAAATGA